In the genome of Rhinolophus ferrumequinum isolate MPI-CBG mRhiFer1 chromosome 24, mRhiFer1_v1.p, whole genome shotgun sequence, one region contains:
- the HNRNPH1 gene encoding heterogeneous nuclear ribonucleoprotein H isoform X1, whose product MMLGTEGGEGFVVKVRGLPWSCSADEVQRFFSDCKIQNGAQGIRFIYTREGRPSGEAFVELESEDEVKLALKKDRETMGHRYVEVFKSNNVEMDWVLKHTGPNSPDTANDGFVRLRGLPFGCSKEEIVQFFSGLEIVPNGITLPVDFQGRSTGEAFVQFASQEIAEKALKKHKERIGHRYIEIFKSSRAEVRTHYDPPRKLMAMQRPGPYDRPGAGRGYNSIGRGAGFERMRRGAYGGGYGGYDDYNGYNDGYGFGSDRFGRDLNYCFSGMSDHRYGDGGSTFQSTTGHCVHMRGLPYRATENDIYNFFSPLNPVRVHIEIGPDGRVTGEADVEFATHEDAVAAMSKDKANMQHRYVELFLNSTAGASGGAYEHRYVELFLNSTAGASGGAYGSQMMGGMGLSNQSSYGGPASQQLSGGYGGGYGGQSSMSGYGSQGAVSSSYYSSGSRASMGVNGMGGMSSVSSMSGGWGM is encoded by the exons ATGATGTTGGGCACCGAAGGCGGAGAGGGATTCGTGGTGAAGGTCCGGGGCTTGCCTTGGTCTTGCTCGGCCGACGAAGTGCAGCGGTTTTTTTCTG ACTGCAAAATTCAAAATGGGGCCCAAGGTATTCGTTTCATCTACACCAGAGAAGGCAGACCGAGTGGCGAGGCTTTTGTTGAACTTGAATCAGAAGATGAAGTCAAATTGGCCctgaaaaaagacagagaaactaTGGGACACAGATATGTTGAAG TATTCAAGTCAAACAACGTTGAAATGGATTGGGTGTTGAAGCATACTGGTCCAAATAGTCCTGACACGGCCAATGATGGCTTTGTACGGCTTAGAGGACTCCCCTTTGGATGTAGCAAGGAAGAAATTGTTCAGTTCTTCTCAG GGTTGGAAATCGTGCCAAATGGGATAACATTGCCGGTGGACTTCCAGGGGAGGAGTACGGGGGAGGCCTTCGTGCAGTTTGCTTCACAGGAAATAGCTGAAAAGGCTCtaaagaaacacaaggaaagaatAGGGCACAG GTATATCGAAATCTTTAAGAGCAGTCGAGCTGAAGTTAGAACTCACTATGATCCACCACGAAAGCTTATGGCCATGCAGCGGCCAGGTCCCTATGACAGACCTGGGGCTGGCAGAGGGTATAACAGCATTGGCAGGGGAGCTGGCTTTGAAAGGATGAGGCGTGGTGCTTATGGTGGAG GTTATGGAGGCTATGATGATTATAATGGCTATAATGATGGCTATGGATTTGGGTCAGATAGATTTGGAAGAG ACCTCAATTATTGTTTTTCAGGAATGTCTGACCATAGATATGGGGATGGTGGCTCTACTTTCCAGAGTACAACAGGACACTGTGTACACATGCGGGGATTACCTTACAGAGCTACTGAGAATGACATTTATAAT TTTTTCTCACCGCTCAACCCTGTGAGAGTACATATTGAAATTGGTCCTGATGGCAGAGTAACTGGTGAAGCAGATGTTGAGTTTGCAACTCATGAAGATGCTGTGGCAGCTATGTCGAAAGACAAAGCAAATATGC aacACAGATATGTAGAACTCTTCTTGAATTCTACAGCAGGAGCAAGCGGTGGTGCTTACG aaCACAGATATGTAGAACTCTTCTTGAATTCTACAGCAGGAGCAAGCGGTGGTGCTTATGGTAGCCAAATGATGGGAGGCATGGGCTTGT CAAACCAGTCCAGTTACGGGGGCCCGGCTAGCCAGCAGCTGAGTGGAGGTTACGGAGGCGGCTATGGCGGCCAGAGCAGCATGAGTGGATATG GCAGCCAAGGAGCAGTGAGCAGCAGCTACTACAGTAGCGGAAGCCGTGCATCTATGGGCGTGAATGGAATGGGAGGGATGTCTAGTGTGTCCAGTATGAGTGGTGGGTGGGGAATGTAA
- the HNRNPH1 gene encoding heterogeneous nuclear ribonucleoprotein H isoform X2, with amino-acid sequence MMLGTEGGEGFVVKVRGLPWSCSADEVQRFFSDCKIQNGAQGIRFIYTREGRPSGEAFVELESEDEVKLALKKDRETMGHRYVEVFKSNNVEMDWVLKHTGPNSPDTANDGFVRLRGLPFGCSKEEIVQFFSGLEIVPNGITLPVDFQGRSTGEAFVQFASQEIAEKALKKHKERIGHRYIEIFKSSRAEVRTHYDPPRKLMAMQRPGPYDRPGAGRGYNSIGRGAGFERMRRGAYGGGYGGYDDYNGYNDGYGFGSDRFGRDLNYCFSGMSDHRYGDGGSTFQSTTGHCVHMRGLPYRATENDIYNFFSPLNPVRVHIEIGPDGRVTGEADVEFATHEDAVAAMSKDKANMQHRYVELFLNSTAGASGGAYEHRYVELFLNSTAGASGGAYANQSSYGGPASQQLSGGYGGGYGGQSSMSGYGSQGAVSSSYYSSGSRASMGVNGMGGMSSVSSMSGGWGM; translated from the exons ATGATGTTGGGCACCGAAGGCGGAGAGGGATTCGTGGTGAAGGTCCGGGGCTTGCCTTGGTCTTGCTCGGCCGACGAAGTGCAGCGGTTTTTTTCTG ACTGCAAAATTCAAAATGGGGCCCAAGGTATTCGTTTCATCTACACCAGAGAAGGCAGACCGAGTGGCGAGGCTTTTGTTGAACTTGAATCAGAAGATGAAGTCAAATTGGCCctgaaaaaagacagagaaactaTGGGACACAGATATGTTGAAG TATTCAAGTCAAACAACGTTGAAATGGATTGGGTGTTGAAGCATACTGGTCCAAATAGTCCTGACACGGCCAATGATGGCTTTGTACGGCTTAGAGGACTCCCCTTTGGATGTAGCAAGGAAGAAATTGTTCAGTTCTTCTCAG GGTTGGAAATCGTGCCAAATGGGATAACATTGCCGGTGGACTTCCAGGGGAGGAGTACGGGGGAGGCCTTCGTGCAGTTTGCTTCACAGGAAATAGCTGAAAAGGCTCtaaagaaacacaaggaaagaatAGGGCACAG GTATATCGAAATCTTTAAGAGCAGTCGAGCTGAAGTTAGAACTCACTATGATCCACCACGAAAGCTTATGGCCATGCAGCGGCCAGGTCCCTATGACAGACCTGGGGCTGGCAGAGGGTATAACAGCATTGGCAGGGGAGCTGGCTTTGAAAGGATGAGGCGTGGTGCTTATGGTGGAG GTTATGGAGGCTATGATGATTATAATGGCTATAATGATGGCTATGGATTTGGGTCAGATAGATTTGGAAGAG ACCTCAATTATTGTTTTTCAGGAATGTCTGACCATAGATATGGGGATGGTGGCTCTACTTTCCAGAGTACAACAGGACACTGTGTACACATGCGGGGATTACCTTACAGAGCTACTGAGAATGACATTTATAAT TTTTTCTCACCGCTCAACCCTGTGAGAGTACATATTGAAATTGGTCCTGATGGCAGAGTAACTGGTGAAGCAGATGTTGAGTTTGCAACTCATGAAGATGCTGTGGCAGCTATGTCGAAAGACAAAGCAAATATGC aacACAGATATGTAGAACTCTTCTTGAATTCTACAGCAGGAGCAAGCGGTGGTGCTTACG aaCACAGATATGTAGAACTCTTCTTGAATTCTACAGCAGGAGCAAGCGGTGGTGCTTATG CAAACCAGTCCAGTTACGGGGGCCCGGCTAGCCAGCAGCTGAGTGGAGGTTACGGAGGCGGCTATGGCGGCCAGAGCAGCATGAGTGGATATG GCAGCCAAGGAGCAGTGAGCAGCAGCTACTACAGTAGCGGAAGCCGTGCATCTATGGGCGTGAATGGAATGGGAGGGATGTCTAGTGTGTCCAGTATGAGTGGTGGGTGGGGAATGTAA
- the HNRNPH1 gene encoding heterogeneous nuclear ribonucleoprotein H isoform X3 codes for MMLGTEGGEGFVVKVRGLPWSCSADEVQRFFSDCKIQNGAQGIRFIYTREGRPSGEAFVELESEDEVKLALKKDRETMGHRYVEVFKSNNVEMDWVLKHTGPNSPDTANDGFVRLRGLPFGCSKEEIVQFFSGLEIVPNGITLPVDFQGRSTGEAFVQFASQEIAEKALKKHKERIGHRYIEIFKSSRAEVRTHYDPPRKLMAMQRPGPYDRPGAGRGYNSIGRGAGFERMRRGAYGGGYGGYDDYNGYNDGYGFGSDRFGRDLNYCFSGMSDHRYGDGGSTFQSTTGHCVHMRGLPYRATENDIYNFFSPLNPVRVHIEIGPDGRVTGEADVEFATHEDAVAAMSKDKANMQHRYVELFLNSTAGASGGAYGSQILGGMGLSNQSSYGGPASQQLSGGYGGGYGGQSSMSGYGSQGAVSSSYYSSGSRASMGVNGMGGMSSVSSMSGGWGM; via the exons ATGATGTTGGGCACCGAAGGCGGAGAGGGATTCGTGGTGAAGGTCCGGGGCTTGCCTTGGTCTTGCTCGGCCGACGAAGTGCAGCGGTTTTTTTCTG ACTGCAAAATTCAAAATGGGGCCCAAGGTATTCGTTTCATCTACACCAGAGAAGGCAGACCGAGTGGCGAGGCTTTTGTTGAACTTGAATCAGAAGATGAAGTCAAATTGGCCctgaaaaaagacagagaaactaTGGGACACAGATATGTTGAAG TATTCAAGTCAAACAACGTTGAAATGGATTGGGTGTTGAAGCATACTGGTCCAAATAGTCCTGACACGGCCAATGATGGCTTTGTACGGCTTAGAGGACTCCCCTTTGGATGTAGCAAGGAAGAAATTGTTCAGTTCTTCTCAG GGTTGGAAATCGTGCCAAATGGGATAACATTGCCGGTGGACTTCCAGGGGAGGAGTACGGGGGAGGCCTTCGTGCAGTTTGCTTCACAGGAAATAGCTGAAAAGGCTCtaaagaaacacaaggaaagaatAGGGCACAG GTATATCGAAATCTTTAAGAGCAGTCGAGCTGAAGTTAGAACTCACTATGATCCACCACGAAAGCTTATGGCCATGCAGCGGCCAGGTCCCTATGACAGACCTGGGGCTGGCAGAGGGTATAACAGCATTGGCAGGGGAGCTGGCTTTGAAAGGATGAGGCGTGGTGCTTATGGTGGAG GTTATGGAGGCTATGATGATTATAATGGCTATAATGATGGCTATGGATTTGGGTCAGATAGATTTGGAAGAG ACCTCAATTATTGTTTTTCAGGAATGTCTGACCATAGATATGGGGATGGTGGCTCTACTTTCCAGAGTACAACAGGACACTGTGTACACATGCGGGGATTACCTTACAGAGCTACTGAGAATGACATTTATAAT TTTTTCTCACCGCTCAACCCTGTGAGAGTACATATTGAAATTGGTCCTGATGGCAGAGTAACTGGTGAAGCAGATGTTGAGTTTGCAACTCATGAAGATGCTGTGGCAGCTATGTCGAAAGACAAAGCAAATATGC aacACAGATATGTAGAACTCTTCTTGAATTCTACAGCAGGAGCAAGCGGTGGTGCTTACGGTAGCCAAATACTAGGAGGCATGGGTTTGT CAAACCAGTCCAGTTACGGGGGCCCGGCTAGCCAGCAGCTGAGTGGAGGTTACGGAGGCGGCTATGGCGGCCAGAGCAGCATGAGTGGATATG GCAGCCAAGGAGCAGTGAGCAGCAGCTACTACAGTAGCGGAAGCCGTGCATCTATGGGCGTGAATGGAATGGGAGGGATGTCTAGTGTGTCCAGTATGAGTGGTGGGTGGGGAATGTAA
- the HNRNPH1 gene encoding heterogeneous nuclear ribonucleoprotein H isoform X7, whose product MAMQRPGPYDRPGAGRGYNSIGRGAGFERMRRGAYGGGYGGYDDYNGYNDGYGFGSDRFGRDLNYCFSGMSDHRYGDGGSTFQSTTGHCVHMRGLPYRATENDIYNFFSPLNPVRVHIEIGPDGRVTGEADVEFATHEDAVAAMSKDKANMQHRYVELFLNSTAGASGGAYEHRYVELFLNSTAGASGGAYGSQMMGGMGLSNQSSYGGPASQQLSGGYGGGYGGQSSMSGYGSQGAVSSSYYSSGSRASMGVNGMGGMSSVSSMSGGWGM is encoded by the exons ATGGCCATGCAGCGGCCAGGTCCCTATGACAGACCTGGGGCTGGCAGAGGGTATAACAGCATTGGCAGGGGAGCTGGCTTTGAAAGGATGAGGCGTGGTGCTTATGGTGGAG GTTATGGAGGCTATGATGATTATAATGGCTATAATGATGGCTATGGATTTGGGTCAGATAGATTTGGAAGAG ACCTCAATTATTGTTTTTCAGGAATGTCTGACCATAGATATGGGGATGGTGGCTCTACTTTCCAGAGTACAACAGGACACTGTGTACACATGCGGGGATTACCTTACAGAGCTACTGAGAATGACATTTATAAT TTTTTCTCACCGCTCAACCCTGTGAGAGTACATATTGAAATTGGTCCTGATGGCAGAGTAACTGGTGAAGCAGATGTTGAGTTTGCAACTCATGAAGATGCTGTGGCAGCTATGTCGAAAGACAAAGCAAATATGC aacACAGATATGTAGAACTCTTCTTGAATTCTACAGCAGGAGCAAGCGGTGGTGCTTACG aaCACAGATATGTAGAACTCTTCTTGAATTCTACAGCAGGAGCAAGCGGTGGTGCTTATGGTAGCCAAATGATGGGAGGCATGGGCTTGT CAAACCAGTCCAGTTACGGGGGCCCGGCTAGCCAGCAGCTGAGTGGAGGTTACGGAGGCGGCTATGGCGGCCAGAGCAGCATGAGTGGATATG GCAGCCAAGGAGCAGTGAGCAGCAGCTACTACAGTAGCGGAAGCCGTGCATCTATGGGCGTGAATGGAATGGGAGGGATGTCTAGTGTGTCCAGTATGAGTGGTGGGTGGGGAATGTAA
- the HNRNPH1 gene encoding heterogeneous nuclear ribonucleoprotein H isoform X5, protein MMLGTEGGEGFVVKVRGLPWSCSADEVQRFFSDCKIQNGAQGIRFIYTREGRPSGEAFVELESEDEVKLALKKDRETMGHRYVEVFKSNNVEMDWVLKHTGPNSPDTANDGFVRLRGLPFGCSKEEIVQFFSGLEIVPNGITLPVDFQGRSTGEAFVQFASQEIAEKALKKHKERIGHRYIEIFKSSRAEVRTHYDPPRKLMAMQRPGPYDRPGAGRGYNSIGRGAGFERMRRGAYGGGYGGYDDYNGYNDGYGFGSDRFGRDLNYCFSGMSDHRYGDGGSTFQSTTGHCVHMRGLPYRATENDIYNFFSPLNPVRVHIEIGPDGRVTGEADVEFATHEDAVAAMSKDKANMQHRYVELFLNSTAGASGGAYEHRYVELFLNSTAGASGGAYANQSSYGGPASQQLSGGYGGGYGGQSSMSGYDQVLQENSSDFQSNIA, encoded by the exons ATGATGTTGGGCACCGAAGGCGGAGAGGGATTCGTGGTGAAGGTCCGGGGCTTGCCTTGGTCTTGCTCGGCCGACGAAGTGCAGCGGTTTTTTTCTG ACTGCAAAATTCAAAATGGGGCCCAAGGTATTCGTTTCATCTACACCAGAGAAGGCAGACCGAGTGGCGAGGCTTTTGTTGAACTTGAATCAGAAGATGAAGTCAAATTGGCCctgaaaaaagacagagaaactaTGGGACACAGATATGTTGAAG TATTCAAGTCAAACAACGTTGAAATGGATTGGGTGTTGAAGCATACTGGTCCAAATAGTCCTGACACGGCCAATGATGGCTTTGTACGGCTTAGAGGACTCCCCTTTGGATGTAGCAAGGAAGAAATTGTTCAGTTCTTCTCAG GGTTGGAAATCGTGCCAAATGGGATAACATTGCCGGTGGACTTCCAGGGGAGGAGTACGGGGGAGGCCTTCGTGCAGTTTGCTTCACAGGAAATAGCTGAAAAGGCTCtaaagaaacacaaggaaagaatAGGGCACAG GTATATCGAAATCTTTAAGAGCAGTCGAGCTGAAGTTAGAACTCACTATGATCCACCACGAAAGCTTATGGCCATGCAGCGGCCAGGTCCCTATGACAGACCTGGGGCTGGCAGAGGGTATAACAGCATTGGCAGGGGAGCTGGCTTTGAAAGGATGAGGCGTGGTGCTTATGGTGGAG GTTATGGAGGCTATGATGATTATAATGGCTATAATGATGGCTATGGATTTGGGTCAGATAGATTTGGAAGAG ACCTCAATTATTGTTTTTCAGGAATGTCTGACCATAGATATGGGGATGGTGGCTCTACTTTCCAGAGTACAACAGGACACTGTGTACACATGCGGGGATTACCTTACAGAGCTACTGAGAATGACATTTATAAT TTTTTCTCACCGCTCAACCCTGTGAGAGTACATATTGAAATTGGTCCTGATGGCAGAGTAACTGGTGAAGCAGATGTTGAGTTTGCAACTCATGAAGATGCTGTGGCAGCTATGTCGAAAGACAAAGCAAATATGC aacACAGATATGTAGAACTCTTCTTGAATTCTACAGCAGGAGCAAGCGGTGGTGCTTACG aaCACAGATATGTAGAACTCTTCTTGAATTCTACAGCAGGAGCAAGCGGTGGTGCTTATG CAAACCAGTCCAGTTACGGGGGCCCGGCTAGCCAGCAGCTGAGTGGAGGTTACGGAGGCGGCTATGGCGGCCAGAGCAGCATGAGTGGATATG ACCAAGTTTTACAGGAAAACTCCAGTGATTTTCAATCAAACATTGCatag
- the HNRNPH1 gene encoding heterogeneous nuclear ribonucleoprotein H isoform X6: MMLGTEGGEGFVVKVRGLPWSCSADEVQRFFSDCKIQNGAQGIRFIYTREGRPSGEAFVELESEDEVKLALKKDRETMGHRYVEVFKSNNVEMDWVLKHTGPNSPDTANDGFVRLRGLPFGCSKEEIVQFFSGLEIVPNGITLPVDFQGRSTGEAFVQFASQEIAEKALKKHKERIGHRYIEIFKSSRAEVRTHYDPPRKLMAMQRPGPYDRPGAGRGYNSIGRGAGFERMRRGAYGGGYGGYDDYNGYNDGYGFGSDRFGRDLNYCFSGMSDHRYGDGGSTFQSTTGHCVHMRGLPYRATENDIYNFFSPLNPVRVHIEIGPDGRVTGEADVEFATHEDAVAAMSKDKANMQHRYVELFLNSTAGASGGAYGSQILGGMGLSNQSSYGGPASQQLSGGYGGGYGGQSSMSGYDQVLQENSSDFQSNIA, from the exons ATGATGTTGGGCACCGAAGGCGGAGAGGGATTCGTGGTGAAGGTCCGGGGCTTGCCTTGGTCTTGCTCGGCCGACGAAGTGCAGCGGTTTTTTTCTG ACTGCAAAATTCAAAATGGGGCCCAAGGTATTCGTTTCATCTACACCAGAGAAGGCAGACCGAGTGGCGAGGCTTTTGTTGAACTTGAATCAGAAGATGAAGTCAAATTGGCCctgaaaaaagacagagaaactaTGGGACACAGATATGTTGAAG TATTCAAGTCAAACAACGTTGAAATGGATTGGGTGTTGAAGCATACTGGTCCAAATAGTCCTGACACGGCCAATGATGGCTTTGTACGGCTTAGAGGACTCCCCTTTGGATGTAGCAAGGAAGAAATTGTTCAGTTCTTCTCAG GGTTGGAAATCGTGCCAAATGGGATAACATTGCCGGTGGACTTCCAGGGGAGGAGTACGGGGGAGGCCTTCGTGCAGTTTGCTTCACAGGAAATAGCTGAAAAGGCTCtaaagaaacacaaggaaagaatAGGGCACAG GTATATCGAAATCTTTAAGAGCAGTCGAGCTGAAGTTAGAACTCACTATGATCCACCACGAAAGCTTATGGCCATGCAGCGGCCAGGTCCCTATGACAGACCTGGGGCTGGCAGAGGGTATAACAGCATTGGCAGGGGAGCTGGCTTTGAAAGGATGAGGCGTGGTGCTTATGGTGGAG GTTATGGAGGCTATGATGATTATAATGGCTATAATGATGGCTATGGATTTGGGTCAGATAGATTTGGAAGAG ACCTCAATTATTGTTTTTCAGGAATGTCTGACCATAGATATGGGGATGGTGGCTCTACTTTCCAGAGTACAACAGGACACTGTGTACACATGCGGGGATTACCTTACAGAGCTACTGAGAATGACATTTATAAT TTTTTCTCACCGCTCAACCCTGTGAGAGTACATATTGAAATTGGTCCTGATGGCAGAGTAACTGGTGAAGCAGATGTTGAGTTTGCAACTCATGAAGATGCTGTGGCAGCTATGTCGAAAGACAAAGCAAATATGC aacACAGATATGTAGAACTCTTCTTGAATTCTACAGCAGGAGCAAGCGGTGGTGCTTACGGTAGCCAAATACTAGGAGGCATGGGTTTGT CAAACCAGTCCAGTTACGGGGGCCCGGCTAGCCAGCAGCTGAGTGGAGGTTACGGAGGCGGCTATGGCGGCCAGAGCAGCATGAGTGGATATG ACCAAGTTTTACAGGAAAACTCCAGTGATTTTCAATCAAACATTGCatag
- the HNRNPH1 gene encoding heterogeneous nuclear ribonucleoprotein H isoform X4, with product MMLGTEGGEGFVVKVRGLPWSCSADEVQRFFSDCKIQNGAQGIRFIYTREGRPSGEAFVELESEDEVKLALKKDRETMGHRYVEVFKSNNVEMDWVLKHTGPNSPDTANDGFVRLRGLPFGCSKEEIVQFFSGLEIVPNGITLPVDFQGRSTGEAFVQFASQEIAEKALKKHKERIGHRYIEIFKSSRAEVRTHYDPPRKLMAMQRPGPYDRPGAGRGYNSIGRGAGFERMRRGAYGGGYGGYDDYNGYNDGYGFGSDRFGRDLNYCFSGMSDHRYGDGGSTFQSTTGHCVHMRGLPYRATENDIYNFFSPLNPVRVHIEIGPDGRVTGEADVEFATHEDAVAAMSKDKANMQHRYVELFLNSTAGASGGAYEHRYVELFLNSTAGASGGAYGSQMMGGMGLSNQSSYGGPASQQLSGGYGGGYGGQSSMSGYDQVLQENSSDFQSNIA from the exons ATGATGTTGGGCACCGAAGGCGGAGAGGGATTCGTGGTGAAGGTCCGGGGCTTGCCTTGGTCTTGCTCGGCCGACGAAGTGCAGCGGTTTTTTTCTG ACTGCAAAATTCAAAATGGGGCCCAAGGTATTCGTTTCATCTACACCAGAGAAGGCAGACCGAGTGGCGAGGCTTTTGTTGAACTTGAATCAGAAGATGAAGTCAAATTGGCCctgaaaaaagacagagaaactaTGGGACACAGATATGTTGAAG TATTCAAGTCAAACAACGTTGAAATGGATTGGGTGTTGAAGCATACTGGTCCAAATAGTCCTGACACGGCCAATGATGGCTTTGTACGGCTTAGAGGACTCCCCTTTGGATGTAGCAAGGAAGAAATTGTTCAGTTCTTCTCAG GGTTGGAAATCGTGCCAAATGGGATAACATTGCCGGTGGACTTCCAGGGGAGGAGTACGGGGGAGGCCTTCGTGCAGTTTGCTTCACAGGAAATAGCTGAAAAGGCTCtaaagaaacacaaggaaagaatAGGGCACAG GTATATCGAAATCTTTAAGAGCAGTCGAGCTGAAGTTAGAACTCACTATGATCCACCACGAAAGCTTATGGCCATGCAGCGGCCAGGTCCCTATGACAGACCTGGGGCTGGCAGAGGGTATAACAGCATTGGCAGGGGAGCTGGCTTTGAAAGGATGAGGCGTGGTGCTTATGGTGGAG GTTATGGAGGCTATGATGATTATAATGGCTATAATGATGGCTATGGATTTGGGTCAGATAGATTTGGAAGAG ACCTCAATTATTGTTTTTCAGGAATGTCTGACCATAGATATGGGGATGGTGGCTCTACTTTCCAGAGTACAACAGGACACTGTGTACACATGCGGGGATTACCTTACAGAGCTACTGAGAATGACATTTATAAT TTTTTCTCACCGCTCAACCCTGTGAGAGTACATATTGAAATTGGTCCTGATGGCAGAGTAACTGGTGAAGCAGATGTTGAGTTTGCAACTCATGAAGATGCTGTGGCAGCTATGTCGAAAGACAAAGCAAATATGC aacACAGATATGTAGAACTCTTCTTGAATTCTACAGCAGGAGCAAGCGGTGGTGCTTACG aaCACAGATATGTAGAACTCTTCTTGAATTCTACAGCAGGAGCAAGCGGTGGTGCTTATGGTAGCCAAATGATGGGAGGCATGGGCTTGT CAAACCAGTCCAGTTACGGGGGCCCGGCTAGCCAGCAGCTGAGTGGAGGTTACGGAGGCGGCTATGGCGGCCAGAGCAGCATGAGTGGATATG ACCAAGTTTTACAGGAAAACTCCAGTGATTTTCAATCAAACATTGCatag